The genomic interval TGCAGATAAATACATAACCAGGGCAAGCTGACCCTACCCGTCTGCTGCCTCTGCAGATAAATACATAACCAGGGCAAGCTGACCCTACCCGTTTGCTGCCTCTGCAGATAAATACATAACCAGGGCAAGCTGACCCTACCCGTTTGCTGCCCCTGCAGATAAATACATAACCAGGGCAAGCTGACCCTACTCGTTCGCTGCCCCTGCAGATAAATACATAACCAGGGCAAGCTGACCCTACCCGTTTGCTGCCCCTGCAGATAAATACATAACCAGGGCAAGCTGACCCTACCCGTTTGCTGCCCCTGCAGATAAATACATAACCAGGGCAAGCTGACCCTACCCGTTTGCTGCCCCTGCAGATAAATACATAACCAGGGCAAGCTGACCCTACCCGTTTGCTGCCCCTGCAGATAAATACATAACCAGGGCAAGCTGACCCTACTCGTTCGCTGCCCCTGCAGATAAATACATAACCAGGGCAAGCTGACCCTACCCGTTTGCTGCCCCTGCAGATAAATACATAACCAGGGCAAGCTGACCCTACCCGTTTGCTGCCCCTGCAGATAAATACATAACCAGGGCAAGCTGACCCTACCCGTTTGCTGCCCCTGCAGATAAATACATAACCAGGGCAAGCTGACCCTACCCGTTTGCTGCCCCTGCAGATAAATACATAACCAGGGCAAGCTGACCCTACCCGTTTGCTGCCCCTGCAGATAAATACATAACCAGGGCAAGCTGACCCTACCCGTTTGCTGCCCCTGCAGATAAATACATAACCAGGGCAAGCTGACCCTACCCGTTTGCTGCCCCTGCAGATAAATACATAACCAGGGCAAGCTGACCCTACCCGTCTGCTGCCTCTGCAGATAAATACATAACCAGGGCAAGCTGACCCTACCCGTTTGCTGCCTCTGCAGATAAATACATAACCAGGGCAAGCTGACCCTACCCGTTTGCTGCCCCTGCAGATAAATACATAACCAGGGCAAGCTGACCCTACTCGTTCGCTGCCCCTGCAGATAAATACATAACCAGGGCAAGCTGACCCTACCCGTTTGCTGCCCCTGCAGATAAATACATAACCAGGGCAAGCTGACCCTACCCGTTTGCTGCCCCTGCAGATAAATACATAACCAGGGCAAGCTGACCCTACCCGTTTGCTGCCCCTGCAGATAAATACATAACCAGGGCAAGCTGACCCTACCCGTTTGCTGCCCCTGCAGATAAATACATAACCAGGGCAAGCTGACCCTACTCGTTCGCTGCCCCTGCAGATAAATACATAACCAGGGCAAGCTGACCCTACCCGTTTGCTGCCCCTGCAGATAAATACATAACCAGGGCAAGCTGACCCTACCCGTTTGCTGCCCCTGCAGATAAATACATAACCAGGGCAAGCTGACCCTACCCGTTTGCTGCCCCTGCAGATAAATACATAACCAGGGCAAGCTGACCCTACCCGTTTGCTGCCCCTGCAGATAAATACATAACCAGGGCAAGCTGACCCTACCCATTTGCTGCCCCTGCAGATAAATACATAACCAGGGCAAGCTGACCCTACCCGTTTGCTGCCCCTGCAGATAAATACATAACCAGGGCAAGCTGACCCTACCCGTTTGCTGCCCCTGCAGATAAATACATAACCAGGGCAAGCTGACCCTACCCGTTTGCTGCCCCTGCAGATAAATACATAACCAGGGCAAGCTGACCCTACCCGTTTGCTGCCCCTGCAGATAAATACATAACCAGGGCAAGCTGACCCTACCCGTTTGCTGCCCCTGCAGATAAATACATAACCAGGGCAAGCTGACCCTACCCGTTTGCTGCCCCTGCAGATAAATACATAACCAGGGCAAGCTGACCCTACCCGTTTGCTGCCCCTGCAGATAAATACATAACCAGGGCAAGCTGACAGAGAGTGCAAGTATTcataaatataaaatttatAATTGCACCACGCAGCTATAAACTATGTATATATTTGTACATAATGTATAtatttgtatatatatatatctattgTTACTTAATAAGCTTAGGATAGTTTCTTCGCAGATGAATAGCCACCTAGTGGATACACTGCGAAgaaactattattattattttattattatttttatacaaaagCAAAGAGACTGCTTGGGACGCACACATCCCTTATGCTCACCCCTAGCTTCACCTCACATTACTATTTCATAGCAATGCATTCCATTATCTACATTGCTTGACCATAAACCTGACCCAAAGTAATTGCTTGGTTTTGAAACTGAGGCTTTGCCCAAATAGGACCTTCATCTGCTGCTTGAAATCTCAGAACCGTCACTGACTGACTATTTTGGAAGTTGCAGCTCCATTGTGAAGAGTGCCATCAACTCCTCATCGGAGATCAGCTGTAGAAAGCCAAAGAAACACCAAGTCGGTTCTGGACGGGCAGAAACAAGCACTGGTACTCCAAAAAAAGAGGGAAGAGCCCTTAAATATTAATTGTGAGGTAAAGGAGTGGAGCCCCTACTCCCACCCCAAAAAACAACTAAAAAgcaaagtgaaaaaaaaatgaagcaaTTGAGATACTTAAAGAAGAAATGTGAAGTCAATCTTTACCTTCATATGCATATACCCCCACCCCGCCACAGATCCGTGCATGAACAGGAAAGATAACTTACCTGGCAGAAATCGTCATATGAGAGTTGTTCCCTGTGGTCAGCCCCATGGGACATGGCAGCCATGGCAACACGCATCACTTCGTCATCTGATGGGGAGGGGCCAAGCAGGGTGCGATAAAAGCTGAACATCTCATCAGGGGTTAGGATTCCATTGCTATCCATGTCTAGAACCTTGAATGCAACTGGCAGGGTGGAACTCGTCAATATTAAAGAAATGAGCTTTAGCAAATAAGTGCAGAGCTTGCAGTGCACCCCTTGAGTATAATATGTACAAGCACATAGTTAGGGGTGGAAGGAGAATGTATATGCACACTCCCCTTCTTTGGTTAGAATAATGGTGTTCCttttaaccctaaccctaataaatagtatttctatacctatgccCTCACCCCCTGTACTCTAaaaccaccacccctccccgcATCCCCTGACTCCTCCCCCCAACTAATCACCTTGCTTACCTTTCATATTACATTAAACCTGCTTTACATGTATCTTTATTCAATCTTCAACTATTTATGTGCACAGAGCTAACGGTAACCCAATGAAATCCCCAAATATCAGTACTCTGGTACCAGAGTCCAGGAATTACCTGGTCATCACACCTAACATCATTTACTAACATTCTTTCTTATGAGAGTCTTATTTGCACTCAGGGTTGACAGTTACCTAATGAAGTCCCCATAGTTCAGTCTTCTGGTTTCAAAAGCCAGAAAGTTACCTGGATATATTTCACCAATTGTCACCTGGTTATGGTTATATCTTTACCATCACAACCTCAGTTTATCTACTCACATTCTTTCTTATTGTCCAAGGTCTCACGTGTGCTTAGGACTGAGAGAAGCCCAATAAAGTCCCTGAACGTCAATAATCTGGTCTCGGAGTCCAGAAAGAACCTGGCTATCTTCACCATGATTGGCTGCGTGGAGACTTCGGGTATTGTTAAGAAATCCTTTAGGGTTATTCCATGTGTAACGTCAGGATCATAACGACAAAAGCGCTTCAAGAGTTTCTGAATTTCCTTTGAGTTGActgaagataaaaaaaacataaaatgtgAGCTTTGGAAAATATACCTTTTTATCCCAATTGTAGCATCACTTTAACCACTTTAATTCAACAAgttcaattttaaaaatagtGATTCCacaaaataagaagaaaatttAGATGCGCGAAAATTCCtccttcgccccccccccccccccccccccaccctggATCGGCATACCACTGCGAAATTGCGAGCCACTCTTTATGCAAATCCTTTGTGCAAGTAATAATGGACCAAATAGCCTGTGTAATAAGGGTTGGGAAAGAAGAGATAAGGCTTGCGCGCTAGGGAGAGGCAAGGATGAGCCATCCACGGttgcttttgtttatttttatttaacttACCCATACACAGCCCAAAAACACTTAGAAAAACGTAACAGTGGCCGGGCAGCAACTTCAGACTACGCCAATTACAGTGTGGTCCCCTTAATCAAAACATGCAAAATACGAGGTTGATAGCAGCAGCAGCCTGGCCATGGACAAAAAAGATGTAAAATATGTAGCACCGCAAAGTCGTATACGATCGACGACGCCATGAGGTTGCACGTCTTTGAAGCAACTTTTTTTATGCCCTGGACATACAGCGCCGGCACTGCTACCATTTTGACCcgatcaggcccgtacccagggggaggggggtgcagggggttcgaacgcaccccccccccccttcccccaacgttcaaaggtccactttcggtccTGGATAGACTTGATATTTGTggaaaaaactataaagcttATGGTaaatcactctggtatgtaacCAAATCCGACAAAATAAACGTCCTGTGGAGAtgctgcaaaggcataaaaaatccctctgTTCTTtctgcacccccctcccccccccccccccccgaccccAAGAAaaaccctgggtacgggcctgtcgATTGACTTCAAAAGAGCGTTGGCAAAATACTTTGAAACACCTCCAAACAAAGTGTGCAAACACAGCCATACTGAGTGTTTTGACCAGCAATTTAGCGCTGTTTTCACGGTGCTTTATAAAGGAAAGTCGATATCAGGTTTTTTCTCTTTGTGACTGAGGACGGCACCTAAGGAAAAGGTGCTATATGTAGGTTTCTTGTGATAGGACCTCCGGCTTCACGCCCTTATCCAGGAAGAAGAGGGATTGAGAATCCCCAATGAGAGAGCCAGGTTTTTGAACCCCAAAGTCCCAGCTGACCTGAAGCAAAGTTCGTGTTACCAAGGTGTTGCCGCGCTGTAGCAGATAACTTTGGATGGGAGGCTCTTTTTAGCGCGGCCTCGAGTGTGAAGGTAGTTTTTGAAAGCTCTGTAAAAGATCGGATTTCATGGAAAGTCAAACTTTCTATTTCCTTTTAATGCTTAAAATCAAAGGCGTTATAGACTTTAATAATGCGATGAGAACCGCAGCCGGAAAAGGCTCTAATAGGGAATAGTCACAAAGTCTGTTTATGCAGAATAAATACTGTAGATCCGAGCGAATAGCAATGGTAAAAAAACTTCGTGCTAAAAGCAAACTTCTTAGAATTTCCCCCATCTTTTTGCGTGTATTCACACAATTTATCTTTGAATGAAAACTTTATCTTGTCTATATGTATTTTCTCAGACGTCTCGGTGTTAAAGcaaagataaacaaaattCTCTACGAAGTCATTTGCATGCTAAATAACCTCTCGAACAAATAcccgaaaaacaaaaattatcaaTTAACCTCAATGTAAATAGAAGTCGATAAGTGACCCCAAACAGAATAGAGAGAAACAATTTCAGAATATTTATCGGCACCTCTTAATCCCAAGCCTTTAACAATACCACGCAGGTGCGGTTCGCGCTTCTTTCAGGTTCATTTCCAATAAAATGAACATTGTCTTTCGGTGTTATGAACTTTAAAGGCATTGGTGCATCACACAGCCTTAAGATACAGAAGCGTTCGCCTTGACTTACATACGCTGGAGCGTTCCAGATCTTCTAAGGTTTCGTCAGGTATTGATACAGATGCACCGGTACCCTAAAATGTaagttaaaaatatattttttttttcaatagtaTTTTTTAACATGTACTCCATACTTTATGtaagctttttttaaataaaacaattgttTGCTTTATACTTAAGTACGGATTTTTTtcgaataataaaaataacgcatattttatatgtattttttaacaaaatgaaaatacatcAAAAGCTGTCTTATATTTTAACTAGCTATTTAGTTAGCCAGTTTTTTTCCAAAGGCTTTTAAGAAATGAGAAAGTTAATGTCATACACTTCAATTTTGATTCCTCGGACAtctagaaaatataaatattttcccTTTTTCAGGAATCCTAAACCGCTCTTGGgtccttttatttattttttttaatcaaaatactaTCAACCATTTCTTTGGTTTCtggaattatttttaataaaccCTAATAGGACAAATGGAAATTCTTATctctaaatatataataattcaTGCTCTATCTGAGCTTTTTCGCGAAAAATAAGTGTACAATCTTAATATAAACTTACACATTTTAACAATCAAAGGGCTCTAATTTTTCTAGAAAGAACAATTGTACCagatgtataaaaaaaaaccaaatGTCGAGAATAACGAATTAGCATTTCTGTGGGCAGCAAAATTTCCCATCAAAAGGTAAAAATCGCTAAGATGTCCCATTTGAGCACTTAATTAATTCCTATTTTAGACGCCATGACAACCAGAAACCTATAATGTATATAGGCCTTTTACCTTAACAGCTCTATTATGAGCCAGAACAActttaataattatttaaagGCCAGGTGCTAAGCCATAGTGAGTAAAAACACTCATATGTGAAAGAGTATGCTTTTAAGATCTTAATGTGTGAAAACTCTGATACACCTTTGTTAAAATCAGATGGTGGACTTCTATTACGTTGGAGGTCTTTTAGGAAACCATTAGAAGCAGTTTACTGGTTACTAGCAAAAGTGGATCCCCTAATGGATACTAATTTTTCGAtttgtggtcattttacaATTCTTAAAATTACAACATCTTTTTCTCTGGTTAAAATTTCTTTCAAGCATAAATGGGCGTTTGTTATGAAATTTGGCTTAAATCAAGAAATCTTGGTTCAATATCTTGTTTTGTGGGTTTTTATGGATATACTAATTTTTCAATTTGATGCCACAAATTGAATTTCTCTAGTTAAAATTTCTTACAAGCATGAATGGGGGTAAGTTTAGAAATTTAGCTCAAATCAATAAATTCTTATACTATTGTTTTGTGGGTTTTAATAGATATACTAATTTTTTCCATTTGATGTCAAAAATTGCTCAATACTTCAACACCAAAAAAaagttaacttttttttaatttctaacCAGAAGAATCCCTGATATTGCTTGTTGATGACTGTTAGTATCATACACCTTTTCCATAATAAATCTTGCACTGGTGGGTTACTCAAAGAAATTTACTCCAAAATATCCATTTTTACCATGCCGTGTTTAAACAATGGGCTCAGATTGTACAGCTAAATGGGTTTTACAATAAAGAAAGGGAATAGTAAAAGAAAATGACAAAATGAAAGGATGAACAGTAAATATATCCGTTTGATAAAATAGCTCATGTTTCCTTGCCAACTGAACGTCCAGGAAATGATTCCAAATAAAGCCCTTTTTGATCCTGTGACCTCCTTAAATTCATGAATGTCTAATACCAATTTATTATGCCACTTGGAATTTGACATTTACACCATTGTATATTACACAGGTTGATTCATGGACAGGATGCATTATTAATAGAAAAATTGGTAATTCTCTTAGAGGGCAGTACAATGTGGATTTGAGCATGGATTTGAACCCTAGAGGGGTACACAATATGAAAAGGGCTAAGGGTTGAGTTTGGAATTTTcaacccttttttttcttttgctgaAAACTCCGGAAGATTTGTTAAATTTCAAGAGTTTCATATGCCATGAAATAATCTGAATAAtactcccccctcccacaaTCCGATTATGCAAAAAAATACCTTTACTATAAAATCCTGTCATCTCATCACTTTTCCTTATATCCAAATCAGTGTGAAATTTATATCCCTAAGCATGTTTGATCTTTCCTCAAATTCGATATTCTATCCTGATCACAAAGTATGCTGGATCCTGAAAAAAGGCTGTTCTGGAACCTCCGACAAGCTCTATTTGCTTGCTTTCAAATGTTCACCAAATCAGAATCATGTATTAAGAAattaaattaataataattgataaaggAATCCAACAATTACAGGACCATAAGCTATATAAGGAACTGTTCGTTATTATTATAAAGAGGGGATAAGCTTGGTTAGAAATAGAGGCCTGAATAGTTTGATGTTCAAAAGGGGAGACTTTCATTTTTAAAGTTAACTTATTGTGTTACTAATAGGTCATTTCTTAACCAGCACCCTCCCAAGTTAAAATAATAGGGTGTTTTAGATCTACGACACCAGCAAAAGGCCACTGGCCCATGCATGTTGGATTGCAAGCGCACACATTTTACCTACCAGCAGCACATTACGAATAGGGCATGTAGTTGCCAGATACTCATATGTGTGCTTGGCAACCAAtatggtattttttatttcctagTTGCTTGCATTTTGCTACGTTTCCATTCCTTTTATAAGTTAGTTTATATAATATTCCTAGTTTTAAGCTGTGGGCCCATGGTGGAAGCCATTCAAGGAATTCTACAATTAAGCTAAATATCTGTAGTTTGTATAATTTTATATAGTTCAGAAAATGGCGACAGTTTCGGTTTCTCTTAAACCACAATATTTTCccaattaataaaataattcaTTACTTTTATACTGTATTTTAGTAGCCATGCAGCGATTCATCAGATTTTGtccaaacatttttaaaacccTAAATAATTCGCCAAGTATAAAACGATGGATTTGATTATAATCCACTGCATATGTATAGTTCTTACCATCAGACAAAAACACTAGAAGACGGGAATTATACGACGACCATTTTACACATCTTACACAGCATCTCCCTTTGACAAGAAGACCAAAACAAAATGGTCGCCCTACATTCAACCAATCACAGGCATCGTCATATTAAGACCAGCGGTCTGAGTTCGTCgagatttctcggaaaaatgaAGTTTGGGTGCCCTAGCTCAAAATTAAACTGGCAATAGGTATGGGTGACCATGGTATcctgtgaaagtttgaagcaatttggataaatatttttggcgatagaagccgaaaagtaatttttcgtctcccgcacccggatttgagacaatttcgtggttgttagaaaaagactaaaaaccggTTCGCAACGCGTGATAAAACAACTACAGCTTATATAAACCTAAAGAATAGATAATAAGGAACTCCCAGGCTGAAAGATAAGCTGTTCTGTCagcaccttattattttacgcgattttattttattttatgttttaagatgactttgaaaagccttgaaataatcgtgtaatatcgccgatgagatgtggatttggcaaaaatgattgcattcatcgaaaagagcatcatttctacttttgatatgtgaaataaaatttaggggcaaataaaatccgACTTTTTTACAAGCCGAAATATGACCCCCACTTGACCCTAATTTTAAACAAATGCCGACTACTGTATCGGGTTTTCCGCATTCAAACAACGCCTTCAAATCtccagaaaaacaagaaagagcgctcaaatcaaaagaaatataCTGTCGGCAATACTAAAATTTAATGGTAATAATTTCATAGCATTTATTGCATTAAATTGCGATTTTTAGGCTCGCGTGatactattttgtttgctgccaTGCATAGCGTGACAAACAAAGCGACAAGCATAAAATACCTCACCATGACTGCAATAAGACTTTTCTGATAATTacttattaaaaagaaaaacgtccaaaagaagaaaatgagagttttgcatgtttttatttaattaacaaGCGATACTGACATAATTTTGTACAGTTCGATCAAATTGTCAAAATTCGCTTATTTTCAAAGCCTTTGTTCAACTACAAATttgatcaaataaaaatacaaattatgcAAGAACGCTGAGACATTTGCGATATTGAGGCCTCTCACCGTAagctgttttcctttttagtAAAAGAGAGTATTGAAGTGTAAAAATTTACTCTGATCTTCACAACAGAACACAGGATTACCGAC from Nematostella vectensis chromosome 14, jaNemVect1.1, whole genome shotgun sequence carries:
- the LOC5512808 gene encoding calcineurin subunit B, with protein sequence MGTGASVSIPDETLEDLERSSVFNSKEIQKLLKRFCRYDPDVTHGITLKDFLTIPEVSTQPIMVKIARFFLDSETRLLTFRDFIGLLSVLSTRETLDNKKEFAFKVLDMDSNGILTPDEMFSFYRTLLGPSPSDDEVMRVAMAAMSHGADHREQLSYDDFCQLISDEELMALFTMELQLPK